The following coding sequences lie in one Euhalothece natronophila Z-M001 genomic window:
- the ahcY gene encoding adenosylhomocysteinase — MTATQVKHEVKDLSYATLGKQRIEWASREMPVLRQIRDQFAKDKPLEGLRMVACCHVTTETANLAIALKAGGADAVLIASNPLSTQDDTAASLVADYGIPVFAIKGEDNETYNRHINIALDHHPNIIIDDGSDVTAALIQNRKDQIKEIIGTTEETTTGINRLRAMYNDGVLTFPAMNVNDADTKHFFDNRYGTGQSTIDGIIRATNVLLAGKVVVVGGYGWCSKGVAMRAAGMGANVVVTEVDHIRALEAAMDGFRVMPMNEAAKIGDVIVTLTGNKHVVASHHFDNMKDGAIVCNAGHFDIELDLKSLREKAKEVKEVRPFTEQYILPNGKSVIVLGEGRLINLASAEGHPSAVMDMSFANQAKGSEYLALNKGKLEAGIHSIPREVDREIARLKLNAMGVKIDDLSDDQLKYMNSWTEGTD, encoded by the coding sequence ATGACTGCAACACAAGTAAAACACGAAGTAAAAGACCTAAGTTACGCTACACTCGGGAAACAGCGTATTGAATGGGCAAGTCGTGAAATGCCTGTTCTCAGACAAATCCGTGACCAGTTCGCGAAAGATAAGCCTTTAGAAGGGCTTCGCATGGTCGCTTGTTGCCACGTGACAACAGAAACCGCTAACCTCGCCATTGCCCTAAAAGCGGGTGGTGCAGATGCGGTATTAATCGCAAGTAACCCCCTTTCCACTCAAGACGACACCGCTGCGAGTTTAGTCGCTGACTATGGTATCCCTGTTTTCGCGATTAAAGGGGAAGATAACGAAACTTATAATCGTCACATCAATATCGCCCTCGATCATCACCCTAATATCATCATCGACGACGGTAGTGATGTCACCGCAGCCTTAATTCAAAATCGCAAAGATCAAATTAAAGAAATTATCGGGACGACTGAAGAAACCACCACGGGAATTAATCGTCTCCGTGCCATGTACAATGACGGCGTATTGACGTTCCCTGCGATGAACGTTAATGATGCTGATACCAAGCATTTCTTTGATAACCGCTATGGTACTGGACAATCCACCATTGATGGCATTATCCGTGCCACTAACGTTCTCCTCGCAGGTAAAGTGGTCGTTGTTGGTGGCTACGGCTGGTGTTCCAAAGGTGTTGCCATGCGCGCAGCTGGTATGGGCGCAAATGTTGTCGTAACTGAAGTGGATCATATCCGCGCCTTAGAAGCTGCTATGGATGGCTTCCGCGTAATGCCCATGAATGAAGCGGCAAAAATTGGCGATGTTATTGTCACCTTAACGGGTAACAAGCACGTTGTCGCGTCCCATCATTTTGACAACATGAAAGATGGCGCGATCGTTTGTAATGCTGGTCACTTTGATATTGAGCTTGACCTGAAATCTCTCCGTGAAAAAGCCAAAGAAGTTAAAGAAGTTCGTCCTTTCACCGAACAGTACATTCTCCCCAATGGTAAGTCTGTGATTGTTTTAGGAGAAGGTCGTCTCATTAACCTCGCTTCTGCTGAAGGTCACCCCAGCGCGGTAATGGATATGAGCTTTGCTAACCAAGCCAAAGGTTCTGAATATCTTGCCCTCAACAAAGGCAAACTTGAAGCTGGTATTCACTCCATTCCTCGGGAAGTTGACCGTGAAATTGCTCGTCTGAAATTAAATGCCATGGGCGTTAAAATTGACGACCTCAGCGATGACCAACTCAAGTATATGAATTCCTGGACTGAAGGAACTGACTAA
- a CDS encoding metallophosphoesterase family protein, producing the protein MSPVRFVILLVATLLVSVTMTTERVDGQKLASLPPETAKIVEQAGGIYDPPRHDVRLVVLSDLNEAYGSTSYPPEVGKGIDLIPYWNPDLVLCGGDMVAGQSRDLSKPEIEAMWEAFDDYIAHPLRERDFPFGFTMGNHDGSAAQGEDGSFIFHKDREVASAYWNHPDHDPGLDFIDRADFPFYYTFQHQDIFFLVWDGSSHRIRDHELAWVEDALASPQAQSAKMRVVLGHLPLYGIAEGRNQFGEVMENSQQLQAMMEKYDVHTYISGHHHAYYPGHRGNLQLLNAGLLGAGARSLIDNETPLRKALTVVDIDFDSSELTTYATYDINSLDLIEYEELPRFLAGYNGAVMRRDIEWEDLNASEQEFCEKRLGKELCSF; encoded by the coding sequence ATGTCTCCAGTTCGTTTTGTCATTCTATTAGTGGCTACCTTACTGGTTAGCGTTACCATGACCACCGAAAGGGTGGATGGACAAAAACTCGCATCCCTTCCTCCTGAAACCGCTAAAATTGTAGAACAAGCAGGGGGAATTTATGATCCGCCCCGTCATGATGTGCGCCTCGTTGTTTTGAGTGATCTTAATGAAGCCTATGGTTCAACCAGTTATCCGCCAGAAGTGGGAAAAGGGATTGACTTAATTCCCTATTGGAATCCTGATTTGGTGCTTTGTGGTGGTGATATGGTAGCGGGACAAAGTCGTGACTTGAGTAAGCCAGAAATTGAAGCGATGTGGGAGGCGTTTGATGACTATATCGCCCATCCTTTACGAGAAAGGGATTTTCCCTTTGGCTTTACTATGGGAAATCACGATGGTTCCGCAGCGCAAGGAGAAGATGGCTCATTTATTTTTCACAAAGATCGAGAGGTAGCTTCTGCTTATTGGAATCATCCTGACCATGATCCAGGATTAGATTTTATTGATCGCGCTGATTTTCCCTTTTATTATACTTTTCAACATCAAGATATCTTTTTCCTGGTTTGGGATGGGTCTTCTCATCGCATTCGGGATCATGAATTAGCGTGGGTAGAAGACGCTTTAGCCAGTCCACAAGCCCAAAGTGCGAAAATGCGAGTTGTCTTAGGGCATCTTCCTTTATATGGTATTGCAGAGGGAAGAAACCAGTTTGGGGAAGTCATGGAAAATTCTCAGCAACTACAGGCGATGATGGAAAAGTATGATGTTCATACTTATATTAGTGGTCATCATCATGCTTATTATCCCGGTCATCGAGGGAATTTACAACTGCTGAATGCAGGGTTATTAGGTGCTGGTGCGCGTTCTTTAATTGATAATGAAACCCCACTAAGAAAAGCACTTACTGTTGTGGATATTGATTTTGATTCTTCTGAATTAACAACTTATGCCACTTATGACATTAATAGTTTAGACTTAATCGAATATGAAGAACTTCCTCGCTTTTTAGCTGGTTATAATGGCGCTGTCATGCGACGCGATATCGAATGGGAAGACTTAAACGCATCAGAACAGGAATTTTGCGAAAAACGATTAGGAAAAGAACTTTGTAGTTTCTAA
- a CDS encoding NUDIX domain-containing protein, with protein sequence MDRISHFLFTVVGLIFRHPVTGATVIPILPSGEIVLVCRKDNGKWGLPGGIVNWGEEVSEAAKRELWEETGLNLIQIRRLVGVYSKRDRDPRLHSISILIAANVDGHFNIKDNLEVSEVKAFKVDKIPFGNLAHDHEEQIKDFLAEKTILA encoded by the coding sequence ATGGATCGAATTTCTCATTTTTTATTTACAGTGGTTGGCTTGATTTTTCGGCATCCCGTTACTGGGGCAACAGTGATTCCGATTTTACCTAGTGGAGAAATTGTTTTAGTGTGTCGGAAAGATAATGGTAAATGGGGCTTACCTGGCGGAATTGTCAATTGGGGGGAAGAAGTTTCTGAAGCAGCCAAGCGAGAATTATGGGAAGAAACAGGGTTAAATCTCATCCAAATTCGCCGTTTAGTGGGAGTGTATTCTAAGCGCGATCGCGATCCCAGACTCCACTCCATTAGTATTTTAATCGCTGCCAACGTTGATGGGCATTTCAATATTAAAGATAATTTAGAGGTTTCTGAAGTTAAAGCTTTCAAGGTTGATAAAATTCCTTTTGGTAATCTTGCCCATGATCACGAAGAACAAATCAAAGACTTTTTGGCAGAAAAAACCATTCTCGCTTGA
- a CDS encoding SRPBCC family protein, protein MSNWLEHSVEIEVNAPIDLVWNLWSNLEEMPKWMKWIDSVEVLADNPDLSRWKLATGGWEFSWLSRITNLVSHQIIQWESVDGLPNRGAVRFYDRKTSSIVRLSVAYSIPGVLGQIMDSLFLGQVVESTLKADLERFRDYIDQIQSSS, encoded by the coding sequence ATGTCTAACTGGCTAGAACATAGTGTTGAAATTGAAGTTAACGCACCTATTGACCTAGTTTGGAACTTATGGTCGAACCTAGAAGAAATGCCGAAATGGATGAAATGGATCGATTCTGTAGAAGTTCTAGCCGATAATCCTGATTTATCCCGCTGGAAACTTGCTACAGGAGGATGGGAATTTAGCTGGCTGTCTCGAATTACTAATTTAGTCTCTCACCAAATCATTCAATGGGAATCAGTGGATGGATTACCCAATCGTGGAGCAGTCCGATTTTATGACCGTAAAACTAGTAGTATTGTTCGTTTATCTGTTGCTTATTCTATCCCTGGTGTTTTGGGGCAAATTATGGATAGTTTATTTTTAGGGCAAGTTGTAGAATCAACTCTTAAGGCAGATTTAGAGCGATTTCGAGACTATATTGATCAAATTCAGTCTTCCTCTTAA
- a CDS encoding mechanosensitive ion channel family protein → MKRKHLILASLTAILVLFMPLRSSVQAQVPFIPDFGGNNPIILPQASDETISGCIRLDGRCVVEVAGNESDLPNRIREIQQRLDNITRYYFQQDSDEVTVRHEQIGAMSDIYVEVDELEIRLLTVTSQDANLRAMSIEQRAEHMTRRLEQGLVRAKQEREQSFLIAQGYRSAIALGILIIATFVLYWLERQSKEQKNSLHASFKSTSDAGISTQIYQNQQQQLAEIKHRGVQIARWGMWLGGLLYIVGLFPYTRFLQVLIINVFRIPFRLFIVGLVVYFLIRFSFILIQKFTSALTNNYLLTPEANLRLQLRISTISSVAKSIVIFVLVVAGILLGLSVSGINIGPLLAGAGLIGVAISLASQNLIRDAINGFLIILEDQYAVGDVVGIGEAVGVVEAINLRITQLRDTEGRLVTIPNSEINTVINYTSNWSQVDLRIPIAYHADMEKAIEIVKKTSNDLATDNDWRRDILEPPLFLGVDEFSNQGVIIRVWIKTKPLKQWPIAREYRRRIKIAFDQAGLDLALPHQKIWISSEEKASN, encoded by the coding sequence ATGAAGCGCAAACACCTAATTTTAGCTTCTTTGACGGCGATTTTAGTCTTATTCATGCCTCTGCGCTCTTCTGTGCAAGCCCAAGTCCCTTTTATACCTGATTTTGGCGGTAATAATCCAATTATTTTGCCTCAAGCATCTGATGAAACAATTTCAGGATGTATTCGTTTAGATGGTCGGTGTGTGGTTGAGGTAGCAGGGAATGAATCAGATTTGCCCAATCGAATTAGAGAAATTCAGCAAAGACTCGACAACATCACTCGCTACTATTTTCAACAAGATTCAGACGAAGTGACTGTTCGTCATGAACAAATTGGAGCCATGAGTGACATTTATGTGGAGGTGGATGAACTAGAAATTCGTCTATTGACCGTCACGAGCCAAGATGCCAATTTGAGAGCAATGAGTATTGAACAAAGAGCAGAACATATGACTCGTCGCTTAGAACAGGGGCTAGTTAGGGCAAAACAGGAGCGTGAACAGTCATTTCTCATCGCGCAGGGGTATCGGAGCGCGATCGCGCTTGGCATTCTTATTATCGCCACATTTGTCCTCTACTGGCTCGAAAGACAGTCAAAGGAGCAAAAAAACAGCCTCCATGCTTCGTTTAAATCTACCTCTGATGCTGGCATTTCTACTCAAATTTACCAAAACCAACAGCAACAACTGGCTGAAATTAAACATCGGGGGGTTCAAATTGCCCGCTGGGGAATGTGGCTAGGAGGGCTATTGTATATCGTGGGGTTATTTCCCTACACTCGCTTTTTGCAAGTGCTAATTATTAATGTTTTTCGTATTCCATTTCGTTTATTTATTGTTGGTTTAGTTGTTTATTTCTTGATCCGTTTTTCTTTTATTCTAATTCAAAAATTTACTTCTGCTCTTACTAATAATTATCTTTTAACGCCTGAAGCTAATCTTCGGTTACAACTGCGAATTTCTACGATTTCTAGTGTTGCTAAAAGTATTGTTATATTTGTCTTAGTCGTTGCTGGTATTTTACTAGGACTGTCTGTATCTGGAATCAATATTGGCCCCCTTCTTGCAGGGGCTGGATTAATTGGGGTTGCCATTTCTTTAGCGTCTCAAAACTTAATTCGAGATGCCATTAATGGTTTTTTGATTATTCTTGAAGATCAATATGCTGTTGGTGATGTTGTGGGTATTGGTGAAGCAGTGGGCGTTGTAGAAGCAATTAATTTACGGATTACTCAACTACGGGATACAGAAGGGCGATTAGTGACAATTCCTAATAGCGAAATTAATACAGTTATCAATTACACCAGCAATTGGTCACAGGTGGATTTAAGAATCCCCATTGCTTACCATGCGGATATGGAAAAAGCAATTGAAATTGTTAAAAAAACGAGTAATGATTTAGCAACTGATAATGATTGGAGAAGAGATATTTTAGAACCGCCTTTATTCTTAGGTGTAGATGAATTTAGTAATCAAGGAGTGATCATCCGGGTTTGGATTAAAACTAAGCCTCTCAAACAATGGCCAATTGCCAGAGAATATCGCCGTCGAATCAAAATTGCCTTTGATCAAGCGGGACTTGATTTAGCCCTTCCTCATCAAAAAATCTGGATTTCTAGTGAAGAGAAAGCATCAAACTAG